The window ACCGGCCGATCGCGAGTGGCCGGGTGTCGTCGACCGAAGCGTTGCTATTTGCGACCGCCACATTTGTTGCCGGCAGCGGGCTGCTGCTCGTCACCAACAATCCCGCGTCGGTCCTCTGGGGCGCGGCGACGTGGGCTGCTTATGTGCTGATCTACACGCCGATGAAAACGCTCAGCAGCTGGAACACCTGGTTTGGCGCGGTGGCCGGCGCCATGCCCGTGCTCATGGGCTGGTCGGCGACGGGTGCCGAGCTCAACGCTCCCATCGTGGTCTTGTTTGCGATTCTCGTCTGCTGGCAGTTGCCGCACTTCATGGCCATCGCCTGGTTGTATCGCGATGACTACGAACAAGCGGGCCATCAAATGGCTACGGTTGTCGACAAGACGTATCGCCTCGCGGCTTGGCAAGCAATCAGCTTTGCAATTGTTCTCGCGCTGCTGCCACTCGGTTTGCTCGCCGGTCCGCGCACCGCGGCTGCGATGATGGCTGGTGGTTTGCTCATTTCGCTCGCCATCGGCCAAGGTTATTTTGCCTGGCGGTTTTTCCTGAATCAAAACGAACGAACGTCGCGCCAACTATTGTTGGCGTCGCTGATTTATTTGCCCGCCACGTTGCCTTGCCTTTGCCTGGCTGCCTG is drawn from Anatilimnocola floriformis and contains these coding sequences:
- the cyoE gene encoding heme o synthase — protein: MSTVSISRRESASRILDYVELAKPRIGAFVFLVVLASCYIATSGSCSLAVMFAAAFGTLLVGASASAMNHWIERNLDRRMVRTANRPIASGRVSSTEALLFATATFVAGSGLLLVTNNPASVLWGAATWAAYVLIYTPMKTLSSWNTWFGAVAGAMPVLMGWSATGAELNAPIVVLFAILVCWQLPHFMAIAWLYRDDYEQAGHQMATVVDKTYRLAAWQAISFAIVLALLPLGLLAGPRTAAAMMAGGLLISLAIGQGYFAWRFFLNQNERTSRQLLLASLIYLPATLPCLCLAAWPAL